The Zonotrichia albicollis isolate bZonAlb1 chromosome 6, bZonAlb1.hap1, whole genome shotgun sequence genome window below encodes:
- the DKK3 gene encoding dickkopf-related protein 3 — MRRWALLAALLAALCGPAAGGGRRRAASLGEMLREVEALMEDTQHKLRNAVQEMEAEEEGAKKLSEVSFEDLPPNYHNESNTETRVGNRTVQTHQEIDKVTDNKTGSTVFSETVITSIRDGENKRNHECIIDEDCEPGKYCQFSTLEYKCQLCKPQHTPCSRDVECCGEQLCVWGQCRRSISRGENGTICESQHDCSPGTCCAFHKELLFPVCTPLPEEGEPCHDPSNRLLNLITWDLEPDGALELCPCAGGLSCQPHSHSTTSVCQLSANETQHTEKEDPLIMDEMPFLSLIPQDLLSDYEESSVIQEVQRELESLEDQAGWKAEPEAAQELVLGDEI; from the exons ATGCGGCGCTGGGCGCTGCTGGCCGCGCTGCTGGCCGCGCTGTGCGGgcccgcggcgggcggcgggcggcggcgggcggccaGCCTGGGCGAGATGCTGCGGGAGGTGGAGGCGCTGATGGAGGACACGCAGCACAAGCTGCGCAACGCCGTGCAGGAG ATGGAAGCGGAAGAGGAAGGGGCAAAGAAGCTGTCAGAAGTCAGCTTTGAGGATTTACCTCCCAACTACCATAACGAGTCCAACACGGAAACCAGAGTGGGCAACAGAACTGTTCAGACCCATCAAGAAATTGATAAG GTTACAGATAACAAAACTGGATCAACAGTTTTTTCTGAGACAGTTATCACATCCATAAGAGAtggagaaaacaaaaggaatcAT GAATGTATCATTGATGAAGACTGTGAGCCAGGGAAGTATTGCCAGTTCTCCACCTTGGAATACAaatgccagctctgcaagcCCCAGCACACA CCCTGCTCTCGGGATGTGGAGTGCtgtggggagcagctctgcGTGTGGGGCCAGTGCAGGAGATCCATTTCCAGAGGGGAGAACGGCACCATCTGTGAGAGCCAGCACgactgcagccctggcacctgctgtgCTTTCCACAAAG AGCTCCTGTTCCCTGTGTGCACACCCTTGCCTGAGGAGGGAGAGCCCTGCCATGATCCTTCCAACAGACTCCTGAACCTCATCACCTGGGACCTGGAGCCTGACGGGGCgctggagctgtgcccctgtgccgggggcctgagctgccagccccacag CCACAGCACCACATCTGTGTGCCAGCTGTCTGCCAATGAAACACAGCACACTGAAAAAGAAGATCCCCTGATCATGGATGAGATGCCCTTTCTCAGCTTGATCCCTCAAGATCTCCTCTCTGATTATGAGGAAAGCAGTGTCATCCAGGAGGTGCAGAGAGAATTAGAAAGCCTGGAGGACCAAGCAGGTTGGAAGGCTGAGCCTGAGGCAGCTCAGGAGCTGGTTTTGGGAGATGAAATCTAA